A section of the Bacillus pumilus genome encodes:
- a CDS encoding iron-sulfur cluster biosynthesis family protein: MYIHITEPAAAFLTKRQAEHERKELLLRYDSDGCGCAVSGVPMIWLIGERTGEWEQLKHNQPFKLYIHTAQKVFFDEEMTIDFNEKANTLMLKSPQQILSPRMGILLK; this comes from the coding sequence ATGTATATTCATATAACAGAACCAGCAGCAGCGTTCCTTACAAAACGACAAGCAGAGCATGAAAGGAAAGAACTGCTTCTTCGCTATGATTCAGATGGATGCGGCTGTGCGGTAAGCGGTGTCCCCATGATTTGGCTCATAGGTGAAAGAACGGGTGAGTGGGAACAGCTCAAGCATAATCAGCCATTTAAACTGTATATACACACAGCACAAAAGGTCTTTTTTGACGAGGAAATGACCATTGATTTTAATGAAAAAGCCAACACACTCATGCTGAAAAGCCCTCAACAAATACTCAGCCCGAGAATGGGTATACTTCTAAAGTAA
- a CDS encoding GNAT family N-acetyltransferase, whose translation MIRQVKPSDFYAVSSVIQSWWGGRDLRAKLPKLFFEHFQQTSFVVVEKGELIGFLVGFLSQSHSDEAYIHFVGVHPDHRKLKIGKILYQAFYEAAQKEGRTTIKAVTAPVNRVSIAYHTKLGFQIEKGDKTVDGISVFSDYDGIHEDRVLFVKKLEEKV comes from the coding sequence ATGATACGTCAAGTGAAGCCGTCAGATTTTTATGCCGTCTCATCCGTCATCCAAAGCTGGTGGGGAGGTAGGGATTTGCGCGCAAAATTGCCGAAACTATTTTTTGAACATTTTCAGCAAACAAGTTTTGTCGTCGTCGAAAAAGGGGAACTGATTGGCTTTTTAGTCGGTTTTTTATCGCAATCTCATTCAGATGAAGCGTATATTCACTTTGTTGGGGTACATCCTGATCACCGGAAATTAAAGATCGGCAAAATCCTCTATCAAGCGTTTTATGAAGCGGCTCAAAAGGAAGGGAGAACAACAATTAAAGCTGTCACAGCTCCTGTTAATAGAGTCTCCATTGCTTACCATACAAAACTCGGTTTTCAAATCGAAAAGGGAGATAAAACAGTGGACGGCATTTCAGTTTTTTCAGATTACGACGGCATTCATGAAGACCGTGTGTTATTTGTGAAAAAGCTGGAGGAAAAGGTATGA
- a CDS encoding tetratricopeptide repeat protein yields MKLKLSSPQVGIKINEWYRQICGFHVMKAEKLKAEIEQEILEMEQDQNLLLFYQLMDFRHKVMLEYFEPAKKASNDEEIKNLLETIEHSQTKLTDMLEYYVHFFTGMFEFEQQNYLSAIAYYRSAEKKLNLISDDIERAEFYFKLAEIYYHMKQTHFSMHYALQALDTYSAYRTYTLRIIHCEFVIGANYDDLKCYEHALPYFKNALNRARSIGNPRVIGSALFNLGNCYYQMNDLAEASRYLKDSLEVFEKENLTHLNRSLDPLFMLTQILFKQKQIEESLTLYQKGIMKACELEDEIYICKFQFLKALYVDAEIAIIDDTLDLLEDKRLYPDIEELALDAAHYYNELGLYEASTRFYERKIQAISKIQNGGHLYENEFDSSFIGSNCRIIGHESATIGREPYGTGGQTPYNSGDYRIS; encoded by the coding sequence TTGAAGCTCAAGCTGTCATCGCCTCAGGTTGGAATTAAAATAAACGAATGGTATAGGCAGATTTGCGGATTTCATGTCATGAAAGCAGAGAAGCTGAAGGCCGAGATCGAGCAGGAAATTCTGGAGATGGAGCAAGATCAAAACTTGCTGCTGTTTTACCAGCTGATGGATTTTCGCCATAAGGTGATGCTTGAATATTTTGAACCAGCAAAGAAAGCCTCAAATGATGAAGAAATTAAAAACCTGCTAGAAACGATCGAACATTCGCAAACGAAATTAACGGACATGCTTGAATACTATGTTCATTTTTTCACAGGAATGTTTGAGTTTGAACAGCAAAACTATTTAAGTGCCATTGCCTATTACCGTTCAGCAGAAAAAAAGCTCAATCTCATATCAGATGATATAGAAAGAGCAGAATTTTACTTTAAATTAGCCGAAATATACTACCACATGAAACAAACCCACTTTTCGATGCACTATGCCTTGCAAGCGTTAGATACGTACTCTGCCTACAGAACGTACACGCTGAGAATCATCCACTGTGAATTTGTCATCGGTGCAAACTATGATGATTTGAAATGCTATGAACATGCATTGCCCTACTTTAAAAATGCTCTAAATCGAGCACGCTCAATTGGAAACCCTCGAGTCATAGGTTCGGCCCTTTTCAACTTAGGTAACTGTTATTACCAAATGAACGACCTTGCGGAAGCAAGCCGTTATCTGAAAGACTCTCTTGAAGTGTTTGAAAAGGAGAATTTAACCCATCTTAATCGCTCTCTAGACCCACTATTTATGCTCACCCAAATCCTGTTTAAACAAAAACAAATAGAAGAGTCATTAACCCTCTATCAAAAAGGTATTATGAAAGCCTGTGAATTAGAAGATGAAATTTACATTTGCAAATTTCAGTTCTTAAAAGCCTTATACGTTGATGCAGAAATAGCGATCATAGACGATACGTTAGACCTGCTCGAGGACAAGCGCTTATACCCAGACATTGAGGAATTGGCACTTGATGCGGCTCATTATTACAATGAGCTTGGACTGTATGAAGCATCGACACGGTTTTATGAAAGGAAGATTCAAGCCATATCAAAAATTCAAAATGGGGGTCATTTATATGAAAACGAGTTTGATAGTTCTTTTATTGGCAGCAACTGCAGGATTATCGGTCATGAGTCAGCAACAATCGGAAGAGAGCCATATGGAACTGGCGGGCAGACACCATACAACAGTGGTGACTATCGTATAAGTTAA
- a CDS encoding alpha/beta hydrolase produces MKKWIAILAFILCPLIAIGIFFTNKMMYIRKLTDEELIKRESDEGHYHHEEFQQLNKEKVCIPSAFGYDLHGYFVPHSHPHTTRTIVLCHGVTVSLINSVKYMRLFQKLGWNVMLYDHRRHGMSGGKTTSYGYYEKEDLAQVVKWLRQRLGENAIIGIHGESMGAVTTLLYAAKPEASANFYIADCPFASFEDQLLYRLKTDFRLSGRWILPLSDRVLKWRDGYSIRQVSPLDVIDQVREPVLFIHSLHDDYIPCEQSQQLYTRKKGEKQLFIAPHGAHAMSFSENKEAYEQEVQAFLQPFDLNEDKRGE; encoded by the coding sequence ATGAAAAAATGGATCGCTATACTTGCCTTCATATTATGTCCGCTCATTGCAATCGGCATTTTTTTCACCAATAAAATGATGTATATTCGAAAATTAACAGATGAAGAGCTCATCAAACGGGAATCAGATGAAGGGCATTATCATCATGAAGAGTTTCAACAGCTTAACAAAGAGAAAGTGTGTATTCCTTCAGCATTTGGTTATGATCTTCATGGCTATTTTGTGCCGCACTCACATCCGCATACAACACGCACCATTGTACTTTGTCATGGCGTCACAGTCAGTTTAATCAATTCCGTTAAGTATATGAGATTATTCCAAAAGCTCGGGTGGAATGTGATGCTTTATGATCATAGAAGACATGGAATGAGCGGCGGAAAAACCACGAGTTATGGATACTACGAAAAAGAAGATTTAGCGCAGGTCGTGAAGTGGCTCAGACAAAGACTCGGGGAAAATGCTATTATCGGTATACACGGAGAATCAATGGGGGCAGTCACGACTTTGTTATATGCTGCAAAGCCGGAAGCAAGCGCCAATTTTTACATCGCTGACTGTCCTTTTGCTTCTTTTGAGGATCAGCTTCTCTATCGATTAAAAACAGATTTTCGTCTTTCAGGGAGATGGATTCTTCCACTAAGTGATCGCGTGTTAAAATGGCGTGATGGATACAGCATTCGGCAAGTGTCACCGCTTGATGTGATCGATCAGGTGAGAGAACCTGTACTTTTTATCCATAGCCTTCACGATGACTATATTCCATGCGAGCAGAGTCAGCAGCTATATACTCGAAAAAAAGGTGAAAAACAACTATTTATAGCGCCGCACGGGGCTCATGCGATGTCTTTTAGCGAAAATAAAGAAGCTTATGAACAAGAAGTTCAAGCATTCCTACAACCATTTGATTTGAATGAAGATAAAAGAGGAGAATGA
- a CDS encoding YfmQ family protein → MVWIVTSLVVFSLLKLLVTSLPSGVVERLFSRYAVHAKVTSDQTTIMFEDRPLDDQQASDIIQHFNDAIFIERYYIYPGDEERFLHPQEGPAPLTMQTKLGKHDVTLYLYHYDDHVDVVRQFTHKPKKKLTAYRLRSEPLQTSYNLAHA, encoded by the coding sequence TTGGTTTGGATTGTTACTTCACTTGTTGTGTTTAGTCTTTTAAAGCTTCTTGTCACTTCGCTGCCTTCTGGTGTTGTGGAACGCCTTTTTAGTCGTTATGCAGTGCATGCAAAAGTAACAAGTGATCAAACAACGATCATGTTTGAGGATCGTCCGCTCGATGATCAACAAGCATCTGACATTATTCAACATTTTAATGATGCGATCTTTATTGAACGCTATTATATTTATCCTGGTGATGAGGAGCGTTTTCTTCATCCGCAGGAAGGGCCTGCGCCGCTTACTATGCAAACAAAGCTTGGTAAGCATGATGTGACCCTTTATCTGTATCATTACGATGACCACGTAGATGTGGTTCGGCAATTTACTCATAAGCCTAAGAAAAAACTGACGGCCTATCGTTTGCGTTCTGAGCCGCTCCAAACATCTTACAATTTAGCACATGCTTAA
- a CDS encoding YqkC family protein, with the protein MDQKLKVIQNTAQNKTWVSFLNNNHPYTLLHWSIGGMDSVKKDVWLLQDEVTFETEEFPTLELAVNWIKENMEQVTDVL; encoded by the coding sequence GTGGATCAAAAGCTAAAAGTGATACAAAACACGGCACAAAATAAGACATGGGTGTCGTTTTTAAATAACAATCATCCCTATACCCTTTTGCACTGGTCAATAGGTGGGATGGATTCGGTGAAAAAGGATGTTTGGCTTCTTCAGGATGAAGTCACATTTGAAACGGAAGAATTTCCAACGCTCGAATTAGCTGTCAATTGGATTAAAGAGAATATGGAACAGGTAACAGATGTATTATAA
- a CDS encoding GNAT family N-acetyltransferase: protein MIIRLDQQNKEQAKQILHIQLAAYQREAEQIGYQDLPPLKQTVKDIMKTDEKFIGFETEGQLLGIASYEMHEDRIVLSRLAVHPHHVHQGIGTKLMQFIINHQLPIELTTAEANTPAIQLYEKLGFQQTDRLQVENNLILTKMERSMLRKVEVIEYQTSWPDECRRELAKLKEVVGSNWVNGHHIGSTSIKGMAAKPIIDILLEVKHISDLDECNHLFRQLGYEPLGEYGLQGRRFFRKGGLNRSHHVHAYETGHNDVKRHLVFRDYLKAAPERAEAYADKKRQLAKAHPEDMENYINGKDAIIKEIEQEAYKWSKQLKGKGRDK, encoded by the coding sequence ATGATCATTCGGCTCGATCAACAAAACAAAGAGCAAGCAAAACAAATTTTACATATCCAACTTGCCGCATATCAGCGCGAGGCAGAACAAATTGGCTATCAAGATTTACCACCCTTAAAACAAACGGTCAAAGACATTATGAAAACAGATGAGAAGTTCATAGGGTTTGAGACAGAAGGACAGTTGTTAGGAATCGCTTCATATGAAATGCATGAGGACCGGATTGTCCTCAGCCGATTGGCTGTGCACCCTCATCATGTCCATCAAGGAATCGGAACAAAGCTGATGCAATTCATTATCAATCATCAACTACCAATTGAGCTCACTACGGCGGAAGCGAATACCCCAGCGATTCAGCTCTATGAAAAGCTAGGGTTTCAACAGACGGATCGTTTACAAGTAGAAAACAATCTGATCTTAACCAAAATGGAACGGTCGATGCTTCGAAAGGTAGAAGTGATTGAATATCAAACGAGCTGGCCAGACGAATGTCGCCGTGAGCTTGCCAAGCTGAAAGAGGTGGTGGGCAGTAACTGGGTAAATGGTCACCACATTGGCAGTACGTCAATCAAAGGTATGGCCGCCAAGCCGATCATTGATATCCTGCTAGAAGTGAAACATATTAGTGATTTAGATGAGTGTAACCATCTGTTTCGTCAGCTTGGATATGAACCACTAGGAGAATATGGACTTCAAGGAAGACGTTTTTTTAGAAAAGGCGGTTTGAATCGATCACATCACGTTCACGCCTATGAAACTGGTCATAATGATGTGAAAAGACATTTGGTGTTTCGTGATTATTTAAAAGCAGCACCTGAGCGTGCCGAAGCTTATGCAGATAAAAAGCGCCAATTGGCAAAAGCCCATCCGGAAGATATGGAAAATTATATCAATGGAAAAGATGCGATTATTAAAGAGATTGAACAAGAGGCATACAAATGGTCAAAGCAGTTGAAAGGCAAAGGACGGGACAAGTAA